Proteins co-encoded in one Bacillus paramycoides genomic window:
- a CDS encoding acyl-CoA dehydrogenase family protein yields MEKTKLPWDEFFSLNKDVNYSFFTPEDFSGDEDLIAKTTEQFVKQEIVPQMENIEQHNYKVSRQLFEKAGELGLLSIEVPEEYGGFELGKAVSGLVAEKMGYAGAFSVSFNIHAGVGTLPYIYYGTKEQKEKYLPKIASGEWIGAYALTEPNAGSDALSAKTSAVLNEDGTAWKLNGEKQWITNAHMADVYVVFAKTNKGMTAFIVERTCEGVSIGLEEKKMGIKGSSTATLILEDVVIPAENVLGEVGKGHHVALNILNFARLKLAFGNIGTAKQAIGLSVQYGKERKQFQTELVDFTMIQEKIANMIIATYGAESAAYRTAGIIDEAIHESDEDLMKKMSQFAIECALNKVNASETLGHIVDEAVQIHGGYGYMQEYEVERLYRDARISRIFEGTNEINRLTVAKMLMKQVEQIEDTEVEIDVENVERNHRYILLAKKLLKQSLKTLSKTPGLKIDQEQEYSRVLSNMLTDVYVMESAFLRTSKAISKNGEEKERTKQMITDVICEEGYRKVEEAAISVLSAAITEEQDRHVILTEIRQLLVPLYTNVFTKKREVAKAIINRGKYIV; encoded by the coding sequence ATGGAGAAAACGAAGTTACCGTGGGATGAATTTTTTTCACTTAATAAAGATGTGAATTATAGTTTCTTTACGCCAGAAGACTTTTCAGGAGATGAAGATTTAATCGCAAAAACGACAGAACAATTCGTTAAACAAGAAATTGTTCCACAAATGGAGAATATTGAACAACATAACTATAAAGTATCTCGTCAACTATTTGAGAAAGCTGGAGAACTTGGATTATTAAGTATCGAAGTCCCAGAAGAGTATGGCGGATTTGAGTTAGGGAAGGCAGTTTCAGGGCTTGTAGCAGAAAAAATGGGATACGCTGGTGCATTTAGCGTTTCATTTAATATACACGCAGGTGTAGGTACATTGCCTTACATATATTACGGAACGAAAGAACAAAAAGAAAAATATTTGCCAAAAATTGCGTCTGGAGAATGGATTGGGGCTTATGCTTTAACTGAACCAAATGCTGGGTCTGATGCTTTAAGTGCAAAAACGAGTGCAGTATTAAATGAAGATGGTACTGCTTGGAAGCTAAATGGTGAGAAGCAATGGATTACAAATGCTCATATGGCAGATGTATACGTTGTTTTTGCGAAGACAAATAAAGGAATGACAGCGTTTATTGTCGAAAGAACATGTGAAGGTGTATCTATTGGACTAGAAGAAAAGAAAATGGGGATTAAAGGTTCTTCAACGGCTACACTTATTTTAGAAGATGTTGTCATACCTGCTGAAAATGTTTTAGGGGAAGTTGGGAAAGGGCATCACGTTGCTCTAAATATTTTAAACTTCGCTAGATTAAAGCTTGCTTTTGGAAATATTGGAACAGCAAAACAAGCAATTGGTTTGTCGGTTCAATATGGAAAAGAGAGAAAACAGTTCCAAACAGAATTAGTAGACTTTACGATGATTCAAGAGAAAATTGCAAATATGATTATTGCTACATATGGAGCAGAAAGTGCAGCTTATCGTACTGCAGGTATAATTGATGAAGCAATTCATGAGAGTGATGAGGATCTTATGAAGAAAATGTCTCAATTTGCAATTGAATGTGCACTTAATAAAGTAAATGCTTCTGAAACACTTGGTCATATCGTAGATGAAGCTGTACAAATTCATGGTGGTTACGGTTATATGCAAGAGTACGAGGTAGAACGATTATATCGTGATGCTAGAATTAGTCGTATTTTTGAAGGAACGAACGAAATTAATAGATTAACAGTTGCTAAAATGTTAATGAAGCAAGTGGAACAAATTGAAGATACTGAAGTAGAGATTGATGTAGAAAATGTCGAAAGAAACCATCGTTACATTTTATTAGCGAAAAAATTGTTGAAACAATCTTTGAAAACGCTCTCTAAAACTCCAGGTTTAAAAATTGATCAAGAGCAAGAATATTCACGTGTATTATCAAATATGTTAACGGACGTGTACGTCATGGAATCAGCATTTTTACGTACGAGTAAAGCAATTAGTAAAAATGGTGAAGAGAAAGAGCGTACGAAACAAATGATAACTGACGTTATTTGTGAAGAAGGCTATCGCAAAGTAGAAGAAGCAGCGATTTCTGTACTTTCCGCGGCTATTACAGAAGAACAAGATAGACACGTGATTTTAACTGAAATTCGTCAATTATTAGTGCCTTTATACACGAACGTATTTACAAAAAAGAGAGAAGTTGCGAAAGCTATTATAAATCGCGGAAAGTATATTGTGTAA
- the mmgD gene encoding citrate synthase yields MMKAEEKFSPGLDGIVAAETKISFLDTVKGEIVIQGYDLIELSKTKEYLDIVHLLLEEHLPNKDEKVALEKKLKEEYAVPEGVFNVLKALPKETHPMDGLRTGVSALAGYDNDIENRSLEVNKSRGYKLLSKVPNIVANSYHILNNEEPIQPLKELSYSANFFYMLTGKKPTELEEKIFDRSLVLYSEHEMPNSTFTARVIASTQSDLYGALTGAVASLKGSLHGGANEAVMYMLLEAGNVEKFEELLQKKLYNKEKIMGFGHRVYMKKMDPRALMMKEALKQLCDVKGDYTLYEMCEAGEKIMEKEKGIYPNLDYYAAPVYWMLGIPIQLYTPIFFSSRTVGLCAHVIEQHMNNRLFRPRVSYIGERHVLSK; encoded by the coding sequence ATGATGAAAGCTGAAGAAAAATTTTCCCCGGGATTAGATGGTATAGTGGCAGCGGAGACGAAAATCTCGTTTCTTGACACAGTGAAAGGTGAAATTGTAATTCAAGGGTATGATTTAATCGAACTCTCAAAAACAAAAGAGTATTTAGACATTGTGCACCTTTTATTGGAAGAACATCTACCAAATAAGGATGAAAAAGTAGCACTTGAAAAGAAATTAAAAGAAGAATACGCAGTACCAGAAGGTGTATTCAACGTACTGAAGGCATTACCGAAAGAAACGCATCCTATGGATGGATTGCGTACAGGTGTATCCGCATTAGCTGGTTACGATAATGATATTGAAAACCGCTCATTAGAAGTAAATAAAAGCCGCGGGTACAAATTATTGAGTAAAGTACCTAACATTGTAGCGAATAGCTATCACATTTTAAATAATGAAGAGCCAATTCAACCTCTTAAAGAACTATCATATAGCGCAAATTTCTTCTATATGTTAACAGGTAAAAAGCCAACTGAACTTGAGGAAAAGATCTTTGATCGTTCCCTTGTTTTATATAGTGAACATGAAATGCCAAATTCTACATTTACAGCGCGCGTTATTGCCTCTACGCAATCCGACTTATATGGTGCTTTAACGGGTGCGGTTGCATCTTTAAAAGGTAGCTTACATGGCGGTGCGAACGAAGCAGTTATGTACATGCTTTTAGAAGCTGGTAATGTTGAGAAGTTTGAAGAGTTGTTACAGAAGAAACTATACAACAAAGAAAAGATTATGGGCTTTGGACATCGTGTATATATGAAAAAGATGGATCCAAGAGCACTTATGATGAAGGAAGCTTTAAAACAGTTATGTGATGTAAAAGGTGATTATACACTATATGAAATGTGTGAAGCTGGAGAAAAAATTATGGAGAAGGAAAAAGGAATTTATCCGAACCTTGATTATTACGCTGCTCCAGTATATTGGATGCTTGGTATCCCAATTCAACTTTATACACCAATCTTCTTTAGCTCTAGAACAGTGGGACTATGTGCGCACGTAATTGAGCAACATATGAACAATCGATTGTTCCGTCCACGTGTAAGTTATATTGGCGAGCGACATGTACTTAGTAAATAA
- the prpD gene encoding 2-methylcitrate dehydratase: MIKTNEIKQKDALLEEITDYVLNKEVTSAEAFSTARYVLLDTLGCGILALQYPECTKLLGPVVPGTIVPNGTRVPGTSYVLDPVKGAFNIGCMIRWLDYNDTWLAAEWGHPSDNLGGILAVADYISRVRISEGKEPLKVREVLEMMIKAHEIQGVLALENSLNRVGLDHVLYVKVATTAVVAKMLGGTREEIFNALSHAWIDNSSLRTYRHAPNTGSRKSWAAGDATSRGVHLAMTALKGEMGYPTALSAPGWGFQDVLFNKQELKLARPLESYVMENVLFKVSYPAEFHAQTAAECAVKLHPEIKERLDEIDRITITTHESAIRIIDKEGPLNNPADRDHCLQYITAIGLLKGDIVADDYEDAVANDPRVDELRNKMVVVENKQYSLDYLDPNKRSIANAVQVHFKDGTVTENVECEYPLGHRFRRDEAIPKVVRKFTANMAGHYSSKQQEQIHEACLNEEKLENMNVNEFVDLFLI, encoded by the coding sequence ATGATTAAAACAAATGAAATTAAACAAAAAGATGCATTATTAGAAGAGATTACGGATTATGTATTAAATAAAGAGGTAACAAGTGCAGAAGCATTCAGTACTGCTCGTTACGTATTACTTGATACACTTGGATGCGGAATTTTAGCGCTACAATATCCAGAGTGTACGAAATTACTAGGACCAGTTGTACCAGGAACAATCGTGCCAAATGGTACACGTGTACCAGGTACGTCATATGTACTTGATCCAGTGAAAGGTGCATTTAATATCGGCTGTATGATCCGTTGGTTAGACTATAACGATACTTGGCTTGCAGCAGAGTGGGGACATCCATCTGATAACCTAGGCGGAATTTTAGCTGTGGCAGATTATATTAGCCGTGTTCGTATTTCAGAAGGAAAAGAACCATTAAAAGTACGTGAAGTATTAGAAATGATGATTAAAGCACATGAAATTCAAGGTGTACTTGCTTTAGAAAACAGCTTAAACCGTGTCGGTCTTGACCACGTATTATACGTAAAAGTAGCAACAACTGCTGTAGTTGCAAAAATGCTTGGCGGAACACGTGAAGAAATTTTTAATGCGTTATCACATGCGTGGATTGATAATTCTAGTCTTCGTACATATCGTCATGCTCCAAATACGGGATCACGTAAATCATGGGCAGCTGGTGATGCAACAAGCCGCGGTGTTCATCTTGCGATGACTGCTCTAAAAGGTGAAATGGGTTATCCAACAGCTTTATCTGCACCAGGTTGGGGATTCCAAGATGTATTATTCAATAAACAAGAATTAAAATTAGCTAGACCACTAGAGTCTTATGTAATGGAAAATGTATTATTTAAAGTTTCATATCCAGCAGAATTCCATGCACAAACAGCTGCAGAATGTGCTGTGAAATTGCATCCAGAAATTAAAGAAAGATTAGATGAAATTGACCGTATTACAATTACAACGCATGAATCAGCAATTCGTATTATTGATAAAGAAGGTCCATTAAATAACCCAGCTGATCGTGATCATTGCTTACAATACATTACGGCAATTGGTTTATTAAAAGGCGATATCGTTGCGGACGATTACGAGGATGCAGTAGCAAATGATCCACGTGTAGATGAATTACGTAATAAGATGGTTGTTGTTGAAAACAAACAGTACAGTTTAGATTACCTTGATCCGAACAAGCGCTCAATCGCCAACGCTGTTCAAGTTCATTTTAAAGATGGCACTGTAACAGAAAACGTGGAATGTGAATATCCACTTGGTCACCGTTTCCGTAGAGACGAAGCAATTCCAAAAGTTGTTCGAAAATTCACTGCAAATATGGCAGGACATTATTCTAGTAAGCAACAAGAACAAATTCATGAAGCTTGTTTAAATGAAGAAAAACTAGAAAATATGAATGTAAATGAATTTGTAGATCTATTCTTAATTTAA
- a CDS encoding LysE family translocator, with amino-acid sequence MIENYFLFIIMSICLIILPGPDTAMATKNTLVAGKVGGVKTVFGTCVALLIHTLAAVIGLSALIVKSALLFSIFKYVGALYLIYIGIKALLAVRNKEGVDTNDISLNNEDEHTSCFRQGFLTNLLNPKVAVFFLTFLPQFLNPNHNTFIQLLVMGLTYLVLTVIWFAFYIFLIDKISAFMKKPKTQRYIQGLTGIVLIGFGIKLAFEKSN; translated from the coding sequence ATGATTGAAAATTATTTTCTTTTCATCATTATGTCTATTTGTCTTATTATTTTACCTGGTCCTGATACTGCAATGGCTACAAAAAATACATTAGTTGCCGGTAAGGTGGGCGGAGTAAAAACAGTGTTTGGTACATGTGTTGCACTATTAATTCATACTTTAGCAGCAGTTATCGGACTTTCCGCACTTATTGTAAAGTCAGCTCTTTTATTTTCTATTTTCAAGTACGTTGGAGCTCTATATTTAATTTATATTGGTATTAAAGCCCTTTTAGCAGTAAGAAATAAAGAAGGCGTTGATACGAACGATATATCTTTGAATAATGAAGATGAACACACCTCTTGCTTTCGACAAGGGTTTCTTACGAATTTATTAAACCCTAAAGTTGCAGTATTCTTTTTAACGTTTTTACCGCAATTTTTAAATCCAAATCATAATACGTTTATCCAACTTCTCGTAATGGGCCTTACTTACCTCGTTTTAACAGTCATTTGGTTCGCTTTTTATATATTTTTAATTGATAAAATTAGTGCTTTTATGAAAAAACCGAAGACGCAACGTTATATTCAAGGATTAACGGGAATCGTCTTAATTGGTTTTGGTATTAAACTTGCTTTTGAAAAAAGTAATTAA
- a CDS encoding enoyl-CoA hydratase/isomerase family protein, with protein sequence MTEHVLFSVSENGVASITLNRPKALNSLSYDMLQPIGQKLKEWEHDERIALIVLKGAGTKGFCAGGDIKTLYEARSNEAALQHAERFFEEEYEIDTYIYQYKKPIIACLDGIVMGGGVGLTNGAKYRIVTERTKWAMPEMNIGFFPDVGAAYFLNKAPGFSGRYVALTASILKASDVLFINAADYFMTSDSLPNFLTELESVNWHKEDGVHTNLKEVIRTFATAPKLESELAPSLEEINSHFAFDTIEEIIHSLEKDQSSFALKTKETLLSKSPVSLKVTLKQFIDGQDKSVEECFATDLVLAKNFMRHADFFEGVRSVVVDKDQNPDYKYKQLSDVSEEDVNRFFNLLNA encoded by the coding sequence ATGACTGAACACGTTTTATTTTCTGTTAGCGAAAACGGCGTTGCATCAATTACTTTAAACCGCCCAAAAGCACTTAATTCTTTATCTTATGACATGTTGCAACCAATTGGGCAAAAACTGAAAGAATGGGAACATGATGAGCGAATTGCGCTTATCGTATTAAAGGGAGCTGGCACAAAAGGTTTTTGTGCCGGCGGCGACATTAAAACCCTTTATGAAGCACGTTCAAATGAAGCTGCATTACAGCATGCGGAACGTTTCTTTGAAGAAGAGTATGAAATTGATACATATATTTATCAATATAAAAAACCGATCATCGCTTGTTTAGATGGAATTGTAATGGGTGGTGGTGTCGGTCTGACAAATGGTGCGAAATATCGAATTGTAACGGAGCGTACGAAATGGGCAATGCCAGAAATGAACATCGGATTCTTCCCAGACGTCGGTGCTGCTTATTTCTTAAATAAAGCCCCAGGGTTTTCTGGCCGATATGTTGCTTTAACAGCATCTATTTTAAAAGCTTCTGACGTATTATTTATAAACGCTGCTGATTACTTTATGACATCTGATTCATTACCAAATTTCCTTACTGAACTTGAAAGTGTAAATTGGCATAAAGAAGATGGTGTACATACTAATTTAAAAGAAGTTATTCGTACATTTGCAACTGCTCCAAAACTAGAAAGCGAGCTTGCTCCTTCATTAGAAGAAATTAATTCCCATTTTGCATTCGATACAATTGAAGAAATCATCCATTCATTAGAAAAAGATCAAAGTTCCTTTGCTTTAAAAACGAAAGAAACGTTATTATCAAAATCGCCTGTTTCATTAAAAGTAACATTAAAGCAGTTTATTGATGGACAAGATAAATCCGTTGAAGAATGTTTTGCTACCGACCTTGTACTTGCTAAAAATTTCATGAGACATGCAGATTTCTTCGAAGGAGTCCGCTCTGTTGTCGTTGATAAAGATCAAAACCCGGATTATAAATATAAGCAGTTAAGTGATGTTTCAGAAGAGGATGTAAATCGATTCTTTAACTTACTTAACGCATAA
- a CDS encoding DUF2584 domain-containing protein, with translation MKFEMHTKIVSNEKEVRLHIEENIFQLTLDGYHLFTVQEILPLYKSNEERIGSAMIQKLEWENGRTTLNYQLVSLNSVN, from the coding sequence ATGAAATTTGAGATGCACACAAAAATTGTTTCAAATGAAAAAGAAGTAAGATTACATATAGAAGAAAACATATTTCAATTAACATTGGATGGTTATCACTTATTTACAGTTCAAGAAATATTACCTTTATATAAATCAAATGAAGAAAGAATTGGTAGTGCAATGATACAAAAGTTAGAGTGGGAGAACGGAAGAACTACATTAAACTATCAACTCGTATCACTAAATTCAGTAAATTAA
- a CDS encoding exonuclease SbcCD subunit D: protein MKLFHTADWHLGKLVHGVYMTEDQKIVLNQFVRAVEEEKPDTVIIAGDLYDRAIPPTEAVDLLNDVLQKIVIDLQTPVIAVAGNHDSPDRIHFGSSLMKKQGLFIVGQFQFPYEPIILNDEYGEVHFHLVPYADPSIVRHVLKNEDVRSHDDAMRIFMNELSETMDKEARHVFVGHAFVTSAGEAEENTSDAERPLSIGGAEYVNSHYFDKFHYTALGHLHQAHFVRNETIRYSGSPLAYSISEEKHKKGYYIVELDEQGEVTIEKRLLTPRRKMRTVEAKIDELLQHPVSEDYVFVKLLDENPVLQPMEKIRSVYPNAMHVERSIQRREFTESNEVTVSRHKTDDLSLLKAFYKEMKGLELSEEKERLFVEVLQTVQEREGERG from the coding sequence ATGAAGCTATTTCATACAGCGGATTGGCATTTAGGAAAGCTCGTTCATGGCGTGTATATGACTGAAGATCAAAAGATTGTATTAAATCAGTTTGTGCGAGCTGTTGAGGAAGAAAAACCAGATACCGTAATTATTGCAGGGGATTTATACGACCGAGCAATTCCACCTACAGAAGCAGTAGACTTATTAAACGATGTTTTACAAAAAATAGTCATTGATTTACAAACGCCAGTTATTGCAGTCGCAGGAAACCATGATAGTCCAGATCGTATTCATTTTGGTAGTAGTTTAATGAAGAAACAAGGATTATTTATTGTGGGACAATTTCAATTTCCATATGAGCCAATTATATTAAATGATGAATATGGCGAGGTTCACTTCCATCTCGTTCCTTATGCGGATCCAAGCATAGTGAGACATGTATTGAAAAATGAAGACGTACGTTCTCATGATGATGCGATGCGTATTTTTATGAATGAGCTTTCTGAAACGATGGATAAAGAAGCTAGACATGTCTTTGTTGGTCATGCATTTGTAACTTCGGCGGGCGAAGCGGAGGAGAATACAAGTGATGCAGAACGACCACTTTCAATTGGTGGTGCTGAATACGTAAATAGTCATTATTTTGATAAGTTTCATTACACAGCGCTTGGACATTTACATCAAGCGCATTTCGTACGGAATGAGACAATTCGATATTCAGGTTCTCCGCTTGCATATTCTATTTCTGAAGAAAAACATAAAAAAGGATATTATATTGTGGAACTGGACGAGCAAGGTGAAGTAACGATTGAAAAAAGGTTGCTTACACCACGCCGTAAAATGCGAACAGTAGAAGCAAAAATAGATGAATTATTACAACATCCAGTAAGTGAAGATTACGTATTTGTAAAATTATTAGATGAAAATCCTGTCTTGCAGCCAATGGAAAAAATACGCTCTGTATATCCAAATGCAATGCATGTTGAAAGGTCTATTCAAAGACGAGAATTCACAGAGTCAAATGAAGTAACTGTTTCAAGACATAAAACGGATGATTTATCACTGTTAAAGGCTTTTTATAAAGAAATGAAAGGCTTAGAGTTATCAGAAGAGAAAGAACGTCTATTTGTAGAAGTATTACAAACAGTGCAAGAACGGGAAGGTGAACGAGGATGA
- the prpB gene encoding methylisocitrate lyase encodes MAWVVNKQSTQEELANRFRALVEANEILQIPGAHDAMAALVARNTGFSALYLSGAAYTASKGLPDLGIVTSTEVAERARDLVRATDLPVLVDIDTGFGGVLNVARTAVEMLEAKVAAVQIEDQQLPKKCGHLNGKKLVTTEELVQKIKAIKEVAPSLYIVARTDARGVEGLDEAIERANAYVKAGADAIFPEALQSEEEFRLFNSKVNAPLLANMTEFGKTPYYSAEEFANMGFQMVIYPVTSLRVAAKAYENVFTLIKETGSQKDALSNMQTRSELYETISYHDFEELDTGIAKTVLSEDQ; translated from the coding sequence ATGGCTTGGGTTGTGAATAAACAGTCAACACAAGAGGAGCTTGCGAATCGCTTCCGAGCTTTAGTAGAAGCAAATGAAATTTTACAAATTCCAGGTGCTCATGACGCAATGGCAGCTTTAGTTGCGAGAAATACAGGTTTTTCAGCTCTTTATTTATCAGGAGCTGCTTATACTGCAAGTAAAGGGCTACCTGATTTAGGAATCGTGACTTCTACTGAAGTAGCAGAGAGGGCAAGAGATCTAGTAAGAGCTACAGACTTACCAGTTCTTGTTGATATTGATACAGGATTTGGCGGTGTCCTAAACGTAGCGAGAACAGCGGTAGAAATGCTAGAAGCGAAAGTTGCGGCTGTTCAAATTGAAGATCAACAATTACCAAAGAAATGTGGACATTTAAATGGTAAAAAACTCGTTACGACAGAAGAATTAGTTCAAAAGATTAAAGCGATTAAAGAAGTTGCACCAAGCTTATATATTGTGGCACGCACAGATGCTCGCGGTGTAGAAGGCTTAGATGAAGCGATCGAAAGAGCGAACGCTTATGTAAAAGCAGGTGCAGATGCAATATTCCCCGAAGCGCTTCAATCAGAAGAGGAGTTCCGTCTATTTAATAGTAAAGTAAATGCACCTTTACTTGCGAATATGACTGAGTTCGGGAAAACGCCGTATTATAGTGCAGAGGAATTTGCGAATATGGGCTTCCAAATGGTTATTTATCCTGTAACTTCACTTCGTGTTGCAGCGAAAGCGTATGAGAATGTGTTTACTTTAATTAAAGAAACAGGTTCTCAAAAAGATGCACTTTCAAATATGCAAACGAGAAGTGAGTTATATGAAACAATCTCATACCATGACTTTGAAGAATTAGATACTGGAATTGCAAAAACAGTATTATCAGAAGATCAATAG
- a CDS encoding CoA-acylating methylmalonate-semialdehyde dehydrogenase: protein MITTEIKRVKNHINGEWVESTGTEVEAVPNPATGKIIAYVPLSPKEDVEKAVEAAKAAYETWSKVPVPNRSRQLYKYLQLLQENKEELAKIITLENGKTLTDATGEVQRGIEAVELATSAPNLMMGQALPNIASGIDGSIWRYPIGVVAGITPFNFPMMIPLWMFPLAIACGNTFVLKTSERTPLLAERLVELFYEAGFPKGVLNLVQGGKDVVNSILENKDIQAVSFVGSEPVARYVYETGTKHGKRVQALAGAKNHAIVMPDCNLEKTVQGVIGSAFASSGERCMACSVVAVVDEIADEFIDVLVAETKKLKVGDGFHEENYVGPLIRESHKERVLGYINSGVADGATLLVDGRKIKEEVGEGYFVGATIFDGVNQEMKIWQDEIFAPVLSIVRVKDLEEGIKLTNQSKFANGAVIYTSNGKHAQTFRDNIDAGMIGVNVNVPAPMAFFAFAGNKASFFGDLGTNGTDGVQFYTRKKVVTERWF, encoded by the coding sequence ATGATTACAACTGAAATTAAACGAGTAAAAAATCATATTAATGGTGAGTGGGTAGAATCTACTGGTACAGAAGTAGAAGCAGTTCCCAATCCGGCGACTGGAAAAATTATTGCTTACGTTCCGCTATCTCCGAAAGAAGATGTTGAAAAAGCTGTTGAAGCAGCAAAAGCAGCATACGAAACATGGTCTAAAGTACCAGTTCCGAATCGTTCAAGACAATTGTATAAATATTTACAGCTTTTACAAGAAAACAAAGAAGAGCTTGCAAAAATCATTACGCTTGAAAATGGTAAAACATTAACGGATGCAACTGGAGAAGTACAACGTGGTATTGAGGCAGTAGAACTTGCAACATCAGCACCAAATTTAATGATGGGACAAGCTCTACCGAATATTGCTAGCGGCATTGATGGATCGATTTGGCGCTATCCAATTGGAGTTGTTGCTGGTATTACGCCATTTAACTTTCCAATGATGATTCCATTATGGATGTTCCCACTTGCAATTGCTTGCGGTAATACATTCGTATTAAAAACATCTGAAAGAACGCCACTTTTAGCAGAGCGACTTGTAGAGTTATTCTATGAAGCTGGTTTTCCAAAAGGAGTATTAAATTTAGTACAAGGCGGAAAAGATGTGGTAAATAGCATTTTAGAAAATAAAGATATTCAAGCCGTTTCGTTCGTTGGATCTGAGCCGGTAGCTCGTTACGTTTATGAAACTGGTACGAAACACGGGAAACGTGTACAAGCGTTAGCTGGTGCAAAAAACCATGCGATTGTAATGCCAGATTGCAATCTTGAGAAAACAGTACAAGGTGTAATCGGCTCTGCATTTGCAAGTAGTGGAGAGCGCTGCATGGCTTGTTCAGTAGTAGCAGTAGTAGATGAAATTGCTGATGAATTCATCGACGTATTAGTAGCAGAGACGAAGAAGTTAAAAGTAGGAGACGGTTTCCACGAAGAAAATTATGTTGGACCATTAATTCGTGAATCTCATAAAGAACGCGTATTAGGCTATATTAATAGTGGTGTAGCAGATGGAGCTACTTTATTAGTAGATGGCCGCAAAATTAAGGAAGAAGTTGGAGAAGGTTACTTTGTAGGTGCGACAATCTTTGACGGTGTAAATCAAGAAATGAAAATTTGGCAAGATGAGATTTTTGCTCCAGTATTAAGCATTGTACGAGTTAAAGATTTAGAAGAAGGTATTAAACTAACAAATCAATCTAAATTTGCAAATGGTGCAGTTATTTATACGTCAAACGGTAAACATGCACAAACGTTCCGTGATAATATCGATGCTGGTATGATCGGTGTAAACGTAAACGTTCCAGCACCAATGGCATTCTTCGCATTTGCAGGAAATAAAGCGTCATTCTTTGGCGATTTAGGTACAAATGGTACAGATGGCGTTCAATTCTATACACGTAAAAAAGTTGTAACTGAGCGCTGGTTTTAA
- a CDS encoding NAD(P)-dependent oxidoreductase — protein MKKIGFIGLGNMGLPMSKNLVKSSYTVYGVDLNKDAEASFEKEGGIIGLSISKLAETCDVIFTSLPSPRAVEAVYFGEEGLFENSHSNVVLIDTSTVSPQLNKQLEEAAKEKKVDFLAAPVSGGVIGAENRTLTFMVGGSKEVYEKTESIMAVLGANIFHVSEQIDSGTTVKLINNLLIGFYTAGVSEALTLAKKNNMDLDKMFDILNVSYGQSRIYERNYKSFIASENYEPGFTVNLLKKDLGFAVDLAKESELHLPVSEMLLNVYEEASKAGYGENDMAALYKKVSEQLISNQK, from the coding sequence ATGAAAAAGATTGGTTTTATCGGTTTAGGTAACATGGGTCTTCCGATGTCTAAAAATTTAGTTAAATCGAGTTACACAGTATATGGTGTGGATTTAAATAAAGATGCTGAAGCTTCTTTTGAAAAAGAAGGCGGAATTATCGGCTTATCAATTTCAAAACTAGCAGAAACATGTGATGTGATTTTTACAAGTTTACCTTCACCTCGCGCTGTTGAAGCGGTATATTTTGGCGAAGAAGGATTATTTGAAAATAGTCACTCGAATGTAGTTTTAATTGATACAAGTACTGTATCTCCACAATTAAACAAACAGTTAGAGGAAGCTGCAAAGGAAAAGAAAGTAGACTTTTTAGCAGCACCTGTTAGTGGTGGGGTAATTGGAGCTGAAAACCGTACATTAACGTTTATGGTTGGTGGATCAAAAGAGGTATATGAGAAAACGGAATCTATCATGGCTGTACTAGGTGCGAACATTTTCCATGTTAGTGAGCAAATTGATAGTGGTACAACAGTTAAATTAATTAATAACCTATTAATTGGTTTTTATACAGCTGGTGTGAGTGAAGCTTTAACATTAGCGAAAAAGAACAATATGGATTTAGATAAAATGTTTGATATTTTAAATGTAAGCTATGGTCAAAGTAGAATTTATGAGCGCAATTATAAAAGTTTTATTGCATCAGAAAACTATGAGCCAGGCTTTACTGTGAATTTATTAAAGAAAGACTTGGGGTTTGCAGTAGATTTAGCGAAAGAAAGCGAACTTCACTTACCAGTAAGCGAAATGCTATTAAACGTATATGAAGAAGCAAGTAAAGCGGGGTATGGTGAAAACGATATGGCTGCTTTATATAAGAAAGTTAGTGAACAATTAATTTCTAATCAAAAATAA